A single Arachnia propionica DNA region contains:
- a CDS encoding beta-phosphoglucomutase family hydrolase, which translates to MHFSAFDAYLFDLDGVITPTAEVHMKAWGEMFNAFLAGFPGQKPWTDADYFAHVDGKPRYDGVRDFLASRGIELPEGDPSDAATEQSICGLGNRKNETFNEIIRRDGVAPYPGSGALIDTLRARGAKLAVVSSSRNAVPVLRAAGLEAAFPVIVDGNVAKEQGLAGKPAPDTFECAAKQLGVEPSRAVVVEDALSGVAAGAAGGFGLVVGVDRGVGPEALRRAGAGLVVADLGELVA; encoded by the coding sequence ATGCATTTCAGCGCCTTCGACGCCTACCTCTTCGACCTGGACGGGGTCATAACTCCAACCGCTGAAGTCCACATGAAGGCCTGGGGCGAGATGTTCAACGCCTTCCTGGCCGGTTTCCCCGGCCAGAAACCGTGGACCGATGCCGACTACTTCGCTCATGTGGACGGAAAACCCCGATACGACGGTGTCCGCGACTTCCTCGCCTCCCGTGGCATCGAGCTGCCCGAGGGCGATCCCTCGGATGCCGCGACCGAGCAGAGCATCTGCGGCCTGGGGAATCGCAAGAACGAGACCTTCAACGAGATCATCCGCCGCGACGGCGTCGCTCCCTATCCCGGATCCGGGGCGCTCATCGATACGCTCCGGGCACGAGGCGCGAAACTGGCCGTGGTTTCCTCCTCGCGCAACGCCGTGCCGGTTCTGCGCGCCGCGGGACTGGAGGCGGCCTTCCCCGTGATCGTCGACGGGAACGTTGCTAAGGAACAGGGCCTGGCCGGCAAACCCGCCCCCGACACCTTCGAATGCGCGGCCAAGCAACTGGGGGTGGAGCCGTCCCGGGCCGTCGTGGTCGAGGACGCCCTGTCCGGGGTGGCCGCCGGTGCCGCCGGTGGGTTCGGGCTCGTCGTCGGGGTGGACCGGGGGGTCGGTCCCGAAGCCCTGCGCCGGGCCGGCGCGGGTCTGGTGGTCGCGGACCTCGGGGAGCTGGTGGCCTGA
- a CDS encoding glycoside hydrolase family 65 protein, producing MRWISSDPLNRFRFPVDDWRFVEVEPGLDDLGVTETLFSIGNGYLGMRGNPEEGRKSYSHGTFINGFHETWTIKHAEEAFGFASTGQTIVNVPDAKLIKIYVDDEPLTLGQSDLDHYERALDFRAGCLTRDLVWRTPAGKRVKLSSRRMVSFTDRHLALFEIELTMLEGDAPIVLSSQVVNRQDGFDDYRQPRNEESFDPRRAGKFDGRVLQPRGQWHDDQRMALGYETTDSHMTLCVAAEHTLDTANPYEVISRIEEDQAKQVYRIEAREGVPIVIRKAVAYHTSRGVPVTELFDRCRRTLDRVSERGFDSFFEGQRAWLDDFWANSDVEVGGQPAIQQAVRWCLFQLAQATARSDQLGIPAKGVTGSGYEGHYFWDTEIYLVPFLTYTAPRVARNALRYRVGLLPKARERAQMLSQEGALFPWRTINGEEASAYYAAGTAQYHIDADIAHAFAKYREITGDVDFLYRDGAAVLVETARMWADLGFWRTEADGSQRFHIHGVTGPDEYTAVVNNNMFTNVMARANLKLAADLVQELEEADPLCWDRLVQTLDVAPEEVEEWRACAKGMVIPFDETFGIHPQDEKFLSSELWDLENTPADKFPLLLHFHPLVIYRFQVLKQADVVLALFLQGDQFTEEQKRADFEYYDPITTGDSTLSGVVQSVIAAEVGYQDMAMQYFLTGLYVDLADLHANSRDGVHIASTGGVWNALVFGFGGLRDYHGDISFDPRLPREWEYLRFPLQVRESRLRVLLEREAISFEVEAGGPLEVNVRGQRLVIQPGVPTRVPLEHQGEELPSLTGRHPVTGGRRFDGSVITANVPEAPHDQDLVVVD from the coding sequence ATGCGCTGGATCTCCTCCGACCCGCTGAACCGTTTCCGTTTCCCCGTCGACGACTGGCGTTTTGTCGAGGTGGAACCCGGACTCGACGACCTGGGCGTCACCGAGACCCTGTTCTCCATCGGCAACGGCTACCTGGGGATGCGCGGCAACCCCGAGGAGGGACGCAAGTCCTACTCGCACGGCACCTTCATCAACGGTTTCCACGAGACCTGGACCATCAAGCACGCCGAGGAGGCCTTCGGGTTCGCGAGCACAGGGCAGACCATCGTGAACGTGCCCGACGCGAAACTCATCAAGATCTACGTCGACGACGAACCACTCACCCTCGGACAGTCGGACCTGGACCACTACGAACGCGCCCTCGACTTCCGCGCGGGATGTCTGACCCGTGACCTGGTGTGGCGCACCCCGGCCGGCAAGCGGGTGAAACTGAGTTCCCGCCGCATGGTCAGCTTCACCGATCGGCACCTGGCGCTTTTCGAGATCGAACTGACCATGCTGGAGGGCGATGCGCCGATCGTGCTCAGCTCCCAGGTGGTCAACCGGCAGGACGGGTTCGACGACTACCGCCAGCCGAGGAACGAGGAGAGCTTCGACCCGCGGCGCGCGGGCAAGTTCGACGGCCGGGTGCTGCAACCGCGCGGCCAGTGGCACGACGACCAGCGGATGGCGCTCGGCTACGAGACCACCGACTCCCACATGACGCTGTGCGTGGCCGCAGAGCACACCCTCGACACCGCGAACCCCTACGAGGTGATCTCCCGGATCGAGGAGGACCAGGCCAAGCAGGTCTACCGCATCGAGGCGCGCGAAGGGGTGCCGATCGTCATCCGCAAGGCGGTGGCCTACCACACCTCGCGCGGGGTGCCCGTCACGGAACTGTTCGACCGCTGCCGCCGCACCCTCGACCGGGTGAGCGAGCGGGGTTTCGACTCGTTCTTCGAGGGGCAGCGCGCCTGGCTCGATGACTTCTGGGCCAATTCGGACGTCGAGGTGGGCGGCCAGCCGGCCATCCAGCAGGCCGTTCGCTGGTGCCTGTTCCAGCTGGCCCAGGCGACGGCCCGTTCCGACCAGCTCGGCATCCCCGCCAAGGGGGTGACCGGTTCCGGATACGAGGGGCACTACTTCTGGGACACCGAGATCTACCTAGTTCCCTTCCTGACCTACACGGCCCCCAGGGTCGCCCGTAACGCCCTGCGCTACCGGGTCGGTCTGTTGCCGAAGGCCAGGGAACGAGCCCAGATGCTCAGCCAGGAGGGTGCGCTGTTCCCGTGGCGCACCATCAACGGTGAGGAGGCGTCCGCCTACTACGCTGCGGGAACCGCGCAGTACCACATCGACGCCGACATCGCGCATGCCTTTGCCAAGTACCGCGAGATCACCGGGGACGTGGACTTCCTGTACCGCGACGGAGCCGCGGTGCTGGTGGAGACCGCGCGGATGTGGGCTGACCTGGGTTTCTGGCGGACCGAAGCCGACGGGTCGCAGCGATTCCACATCCACGGCGTCACCGGGCCCGACGAGTACACGGCCGTGGTGAACAACAACATGTTCACCAACGTGATGGCGCGCGCCAACCTGAAGCTCGCCGCCGACCTGGTGCAGGAGCTCGAGGAGGCCGATCCGCTCTGCTGGGACCGGTTGGTGCAGACCCTGGACGTGGCCCCGGAGGAGGTGGAGGAGTGGCGGGCCTGTGCCAAGGGCATGGTCATCCCCTTCGACGAAACCTTCGGGATCCATCCGCAGGACGAGAAGTTCCTGTCCAGCGAGCTGTGGGACCTGGAGAACACCCCGGCCGACAAATTCCCGCTGCTGCTGCACTTCCATCCCCTGGTGATCTACCGGTTCCAAGTGCTCAAGCAGGCCGACGTGGTGTTGGCGCTGTTCCTGCAGGGCGACCAGTTCACCGAGGAGCAGAAACGCGCCGACTTCGAGTACTACGACCCGATCACCACGGGGGACTCCACCTTGTCCGGGGTGGTGCAGTCGGTGATTGCCGCCGAGGTCGGCTACCAGGACATGGCGATGCAGTACTTCCTGACGGGACTCTACGTGGACCTGGCGGATCTGCACGCCAACTCCCGCGACGGCGTGCACATCGCATCCACCGGTGGGGTGTGGAACGCGTTGGTGTTCGGTTTCGGCGGGCTGCGTGACTACCACGGTGACATCAGTTTCGATCCGCGGCTGCCGAGAGAATGGGAGTACCTGCGTTTCCCCCTCCAGGTTCGCGAATCTCGGCTGCGGGTGCTGCTGGAACGAGAGGCCATCTCCTTCGAGGTGGAGGCCGGCGGGCCGTTGGAGGTCAACGTGCGCGGGCAGCGGCTCGTCATCCAACCCGGCGTGCCAACCCGGGTCCCCCTGGAACACCAGGGTGAGGAGCTGCCGTCGTTGACGGGACGCCACCCCGTCACGGGTGGGCGTCGCTTCGATGGTTCCGTCATCACCGCGAATGTGCCAGAAGCCCCCCACGACCAGGATCTGGTGGTGGTCGACTGA
- a CDS encoding Fpg/Nei family DNA glycosylase produces the protein MPEGHVIHRLANTFQEDFADHEVRVSSPQGRFAGEAAALDGHILTGAEAVGKHLFINFDVPGANRIHIHLGLIGKLGFAPVAEPVGQVRLRIVADDRAADLRGPQWCRLITEDQYQKVLADSGPDPLRGDADPARGWARIRRSGKSIASLLLDQRVAAGVGNIFRAEVLFRHGIDPTTPGREIDEATWKVLWEDLVGLMAVALERGRIDTVADEHGPEAQERPPRVDAHGGEVYVYRRAGQPCLVCGTEVCTTVLEGRNLYWCSRCQRSHRASD, from the coding sequence ATGCCCGAAGGACACGTCATCCACCGCCTCGCCAACACCTTCCAGGAAGACTTCGCCGATCATGAGGTGCGGGTCAGCTCCCCGCAGGGAAGGTTCGCCGGAGAGGCCGCCGCCCTTGACGGCCACATCCTCACCGGCGCCGAGGCCGTCGGGAAACACCTGTTCATCAACTTCGACGTTCCCGGTGCCAACCGCATCCACATCCACCTGGGGCTGATCGGGAAACTCGGTTTCGCCCCGGTCGCCGAGCCCGTCGGGCAGGTGCGGTTGCGGATCGTGGCCGACGACCGGGCCGCCGACCTGCGCGGCCCGCAGTGGTGCCGGCTGATCACCGAGGACCAGTACCAGAAGGTTCTCGCGGACTCCGGCCCTGACCCGTTGCGCGGCGACGCCGACCCCGCCCGCGGGTGGGCGCGGATCCGCAGATCGGGCAAGTCCATCGCCTCTCTGCTGCTGGATCAACGGGTTGCCGCAGGGGTGGGCAACATTTTCCGCGCCGAGGTGTTGTTCCGCCACGGCATCGACCCCACCACCCCGGGCCGGGAGATCGACGAGGCCACCTGGAAAGTGCTGTGGGAGGACCTGGTGGGTTTGATGGCGGTGGCGCTGGAACGCGGCCGCATCGACACCGTCGCCGATGAACACGGGCCCGAGGCCCAGGAACGCCCTCCCAGGGTGGACGCCCACGGCGGCGAGGTCTACGTGTACCGGCGTGCCGGGCAGCCCTGCCTGGTGTGCGGAACCGAGGTGTGCACCACCGTGCTGGAGGGACGAAACCTCTACTGGTGCTCAAGGTGCCAGCGATCTCATCGCGCTTCCGACTAA